A section of the Deltaproteobacteria bacterium genome encodes:
- a CDS encoding AzlD domain-containing protein: MIEPAYFWTVVALLALGTLAIRGSIIAISSAGKFVISDRMRELFSFIPAAIIPAIVAPMVFFHSGKVEWLGHRERLWVLLLAIFVCYFTRHMVATVGFGLFALYLVTQIG; encoded by the coding sequence ATGATCGAACCCGCGTATTTTTGGACCGTAGTTGCCCTTTTGGCCTTAGGCACGCTCGCCATTCGGGGGTCGATCATTGCGATTTCTAGCGCTGGGAAGTTCGTCATTAGTGATCGCATGCGGGAGCTTTTCTCATTCATACCGGCGGCAATAATTCCGGCAATTGTGGCACCGATGGTGTTTTTCCATAGCGGTAAGGTAGAATGGCTAGGACATCGTGAGCGCCTTTGGGTTCTTTTGCTTGCCATATTTGTCTGCTATTTCACTCGCCACATGGTTGCCACGGTTGGTTTTGGACTTTTTGCGCTCTACCTTGTTACTCAAATTGGTTAA
- a CDS encoding DNA starvation/stationary phase protection protein, with protein MIAKDLAGLLADTYTLYLRTSNFHWNVTGPMFQPLHEMFEEQYKELAKAVDVIAERIRALGEPAPATFAEFTELASFKEVLGVPEAEQMLYLLIKGQEAIITTASDLLPKAVRANDFPTADLLTKRIEQHQKIIWKLKSTLA; from the coding sequence ATGATCGCCAAAGATCTCGCAGGTCTGCTAGCGGATACTTATACTCTCTATTTGCGCACCAGCAATTTTCACTGGAATGTCACGGGACCAATGTTTCAGCCGCTGCATGAAATGTTCGAGGAACAATACAAGGAACTCGCGAAAGCGGTGGATGTAATTGCTGAACGCATTCGTGCGCTTGGCGAACCAGCTCCTGCGACGTTCGCGGAATTTACGGAGCTAGCATCTTTCAAAGAAGTTCTTGGGGTCCCAGAAGCCGAACAGATGCTCTACCTTTTAATTAAGGGACAAGAGGCGATCATCACAACGGCAAGTGATCTTCTACCAAAGGCGGTTCGCGCAAATGATTTCCCAACAGCTGATTTGCTCACCAAAAGAATTGAGCAGCATCAGAAAATTATTTGGAAACTAAAAAGCACCCTGGCCTAG
- a CDS encoding AzlC family ABC transporter permease, with protein MKKNFFRFGFIKILPIMSGVVPFGAVVGSAASEAGLSVTQTMLFNVFVFAGASQLAAIDLMTKGGTIVVVVLTGLVINLRFLLYSAAISPVLSGASFWAKLSGAYFLTDQSYAVMTAHEMHFKKTADAVQFYFGSCVCMAITWHLAVLAGALFGNFAPQDWALDYAVPLSFIVLVIPTLKNRKYILVAISSAVSGILLYRLPLNLGLIASAIVAISLAVLLTRKSAVARVSE; from the coding sequence ATGAAGAAAAATTTCTTTCGCTTTGGCTTTATCAAAATATTGCCAATTATGTCGGGCGTTGTTCCGTTCGGGGCGGTCGTCGGGTCTGCGGCATCTGAGGCTGGTCTCTCGGTCACCCAGACCATGCTGTTCAATGTATTCGTATTCGCCGGTGCCTCACAATTAGCCGCTATTGATTTAATGACAAAGGGCGGGACGATTGTGGTTGTCGTCCTCACAGGACTCGTCATCAATCTTCGGTTTCTTCTCTATAGCGCGGCGATCTCTCCGGTTTTAAGCGGTGCAAGCTTTTGGGCAAAGCTTTCTGGCGCTTATTTTTTGACCGATCAAAGTTATGCGGTGATGACGGCTCACGAAATGCATTTCAAGAAAACTGCCGATGCAGTCCAGTTCTACTTTGGTTCGTGCGTCTGTATGGCGATTACCTGGCACCTCGCTGTTCTTGCTGGAGCATTGTTCGGAAACTTTGCTCCACAAGACTGGGCTTTGGATTACGCCGTACCACTTAGTTTCATAGTATTAGTGATTCCTACTCTTAAAAATCGAAAGTATATTTTAGTCGCCATTTCTTCAGCGGTCAGCGGAATACTGTTGTACCGACTGCCACTAAATTTGGGTCTCATCGCATCCGCAATAGTCGCGATCAGCCTAGCGGTTCTCTTAACTAGAAAGTCAGCAGTTGCGCGGGTGAGCGAATGA
- a CDS encoding sigma-54-dependent Fis family transcriptional regulator, producing MKSATDTALFRSSATVSDPAVTKVIVVIVEDQDIQDLVRAYFRPRNFEVISFKTASEALSECGKSGVEWDVLVSDFLFHEMTSVEFTLNLKKTLPDLPIIFLAPPELAEKAVEVIKQGAYDLIVKPLQLPQLMVAVERALHLTGLKGDLTELRERVKLPTGNRKGMIGKSPAFLQALDVAKRVASSTANILISGESGTGKEVFARFVHKESGRSEGPFVAINCSAIPEGLLESELFGHAKGSFTGAQSVKVGLFEEAHDGTLFLDEIGDLSLLLQAKLLRVLQDKTIRRVGENHFRTVNCRIISATHKDLSREVADGHFREDLFFRLNVIPLNIPPLRDRPEDLIPLAESFLRKFALENNSPAKQLSKEAAKFILANTWRGNVRELENSIERAVVLSDSPEIGIDDVMPVVPMWASAREATMTEAIGQNGTGEHQFAIHYGETLPTLDQVMQSFIEFAVQRNDGARDKTAKEIGIDRKTLYKRMKTELKV from the coding sequence ATGAAATCAGCTACTGATACTGCTCTTTTCAGATCGAGCGCTACTGTTTCTGATCCTGCCGTTACCAAAGTGATTGTCGTGATCGTGGAAGATCAAGATATTCAGGATTTAGTTCGCGCCTACTTTAGACCACGCAATTTCGAAGTTATCAGTTTCAAAACGGCAAGCGAGGCACTTTCCGAGTGTGGAAAGAGCGGAGTTGAGTGGGACGTTTTGGTATCAGATTTTCTTTTCCATGAAATGACAAGTGTCGAGTTCACACTGAACTTAAAGAAAACCTTGCCGGACCTACCAATTATTTTCCTGGCACCACCAGAGCTTGCCGAAAAAGCTGTCGAAGTCATTAAACAAGGTGCTTATGATCTCATAGTTAAACCGCTCCAACTGCCTCAACTGATGGTAGCTGTCGAGCGAGCCCTTCACCTGACCGGATTAAAAGGGGATTTAACTGAGCTTCGCGAGCGAGTGAAGCTGCCTACTGGAAATCGCAAAGGCATGATCGGAAAAAGTCCCGCGTTTCTGCAGGCTCTTGATGTCGCAAAGCGCGTGGCATCGAGTACAGCAAATATTTTGATATCTGGTGAAAGCGGAACTGGGAAAGAAGTGTTCGCTCGTTTCGTCCACAAAGAAAGTGGCAGAAGCGAAGGACCATTTGTTGCGATCAACTGCTCTGCGATTCCTGAAGGACTGCTTGAGTCCGAACTCTTTGGACACGCAAAGGGATCATTCACTGGTGCGCAATCGGTAAAGGTTGGACTTTTCGAAGAAGCGCATGACGGCACACTTTTTCTGGATGAAATTGGTGATCTCAGTTTACTTTTGCAAGCAAAGCTTTTGCGAGTATTACAGGATAAGACGATTCGTCGTGTGGGCGAAAATCACTTTCGAACGGTCAATTGTCGAATCATTTCAGCGACCCACAAAGACCTGTCTCGCGAAGTCGCTGACGGTCATTTTCGGGAAGATCTTTTTTTTCGACTCAATGTTATTCCGCTCAACATTCCGCCGTTGCGCGATCGCCCAGAAGATCTCATTCCTCTGGCCGAATCGTTTCTTCGGAAGTTTGCTTTAGAAAATAATTCGCCCGCCAAACAGCTTTCAAAAGAAGCGGCAAAGTTCATTCTTGCTAACACTTGGCGTGGAAATGTTCGCGAGCTAGAAAATTCGATAGAACGCGCAGTGGTATTAAGTGATTCGCCAGAAATAGGAATCGATGATGTCATGCCTGTCGTGCCGATGTGGGCAAGCGCTAGGGAAGCGACGATGACAGAAGCCATCGGCCAGAACGGCACGGGTGAGCATCAGTTTGCTATTCACTACGGCGAAACGCTTCCGACGCTTGATCAAGTTATGCAAAGCTTTATCGAGTTCGCAGTTCAGCGCAACGATGGCGCTCGGGACAAAACGGCCAAAGAAATTGGTATCGACCGAAAGACACTCTATAAGCGTATGAAGACAGAACTGAAGGTCTAG